The genomic interval AATTTGATATATCTCTTCACTTTCCTGAATCAGGCATGGCCGCAAGATCAGTTTTTCTCTTATCCCTTCAAGAAGTCCCAGCGATTCGTCTTCAAGATAGGTGCCATAAACTTCTTTGCCGGTCGAGAGGAGAAATTCCGCCAAATGACTTCCCACAAAACCCGATATTCCTGTAATAAGCACCTTCTTCATCCGCTGGTCGTCTCCACTCATGCCCTCTTTTTCAGTAACTCCTGATAAACCACTCTGACTTTTTGAACCAATGGACCCCATCTAAAATGCTCTTCCACTTTTTTAAATCCATTCAGACCATACTCCTCCCGAAGCTCGGGATGGGACAGGAGAAACTTTATCTTTTCAGCGAGTTCGCCGACATGGCCCGGTTCAGCCAAAAGGCCATTTTTGTGGTTATCGACTAACACCCTGACTCCAGGCAAGGACGAAGCGACAACCGGCCGTGCGCAAGCCATCGCTTCGAGAAGGACAATGCCAAACGCTTCAGAACGATTGACAGAAGGGAGCACTGCTATATCGGCAAGATTATAATAATCTGGAAGTTCATCATCGGAAACCCCTTGGGCAAAAATAACCTGATTCGACAATCCTTCATTTTTTGCCGCGTTTCGGTAATGGGGAATCAGGTTTCCATTCCCGACGATTACTAATTTTATTTCTTTCATTTTCAGCTTTCCGACGGCTGAAATGAGCAGGGAGACGCCTTTAAAGTGATGGGCACGATCCAACCCTCCTACAAAGAGCAGGACTTTGTCATCCGAGGAAAATTTGAAGCGGGAAACCAGGCTGTCACTTTTTTTTCTCGGATGAAATCGGGAAGCAACCCCGTAAGGAATATGATATACCGGTTTCTCCCTTACGAAAGGAGCGATCAGGCTCGATTCTCCATACTCGCGGGTGGCAAAAATAACCCCATCGGCAGTGCTTGCCAGAAGAGGCAATATCGTCTTTCCATATCCCTTGAAAACAAGCTTCAGGATTCCAGATCCCAGGACATCCATATGATAGCTCAAAACGATTTTGGGCGACCGTACAAGAATCCATTTAAGAAAAAGGAGCCATTCGGCACCGCCAAAAAATGGATAATGAAGGTGAATCAGATCAAATGAGGAGAGCTTTAACAAGGCCTGTGGAACCAATGCTGCATTACCGTACTTGAACCAAGGGGTCAATCGATTAATTTTGAAACCTGCTGTTTGATCCGAAATCGTTCCTTTCCCTTCATAGTCGGGGGTAAAAATTTCATTCTCGTCTCCAAGAAGAGTCAGTCCCCTGGCATATTCGTTCGCGACATTTCCAATGCCACCTCGATAAGGGGGAAAAGTTGAAACAAGATGGGCTATTCTCATCCTACTCCTGTTCGCCGAAGGCAATGGTTCTGACTCCAACACCAAACCTGTTTAGCAACTGCCCGAATTCTTTTGAAGAGATCTTTCTTTTCACCTGTATTCTGAAACGTTCTTTCCGCATGACTGGAAACATCACCCATGCGCAATAAAAGGACCGGATCAGAATCATCCATCCGGAAATCAGGGAATTTCTTTGAGAAAACTGGCTTGCCATTCCCTTTCCTTTCAAAATGCCATAACCTTGCCACAGATATCGCTTTATCGAATACCACGGAGAAAGAATCAAATAAGGCCAGGGGTAATTCTTCATGATCACCCATCGCCTGTTTCTTTCCACCTGAAAAGCCTTGAAAGAAGAGGTTTCAGAGGAAGATTTGGAGAAATAATGATGAACAACGGCTCGAGGCGAATAGCGACATTGCCAGCCTGCAAGTCTCGCCCTAAATCCTAAATCCGTATCTTCACAATAGGCGAAAAAATGTTCGTCAAAATACCCGATTTCGTCTAGCATCTGCTTTTTGTAAAGGGCCGCGCACCCGCTGGGGAAAATCACCTCTGTTTCCTGATCAAACTGTCCTGTATCTCTTTGCATCCTTCCTCTTCCCCAGCTGATCCCGTCAGGATAGACAAGATGTCCCGTGTTGTCGATAATTTCTTCCTGGTCTCCCAGATAAATACGGGAAGCGACCATTCCGGTTTTATCATTAAACGAAGCCGATTCGACCAGGTTTCGAACCCAGTCCGGTTCGGCCCATGCGTCATTATTGAGTAGAAGAATGTATTCCCCACGGGAGGCGAGTATCCCGATGTTATTTCCGCGGGCAAATCCTTCATTTTTTGAATTGCGGATCCATTTTATTTTTTCTCCATAAATCGAACGTGTCGATTCATAGGATCCGTCTTCCGAATGATTGTCGACGACAATAATTTCAATCGAAGAATAGGATTGATTAAAAAGTGACTCCAGACATTTTTGAAGGGTTTCCTTGCCGTTCCAATTCACAACAATGACTGAAACAAAAGGGGGAATTGTCATTTCACCAATATATTCAAATTGGAATATTCATTCAATCTAAAGTTAAAAAAAAAGCCATGGGTGCAATCCATGGCTTTTATTTGAGAAACAAGTGAAAAATGATTCAGATCTACGGCTTGAAATTTCGAGAAGAGAGTTCAATGGCCTCTTCAATTAACCGGTAGTGATCCTCTTTATTTAAAGATTTTTGAATCAATTTCTCGGTCGTGGAAATCACCAGTTCGGCGGTCGCTTGTTTTACTTCTTTCATCAGCTTTATTTTTTCACGTTCCATCTCCTGGCGGGTCGATACAAGCATTCTTTCAGATTCTTCCCTGGCGCGCTTTTCACTCTCCTCCAGGATCTGCTGGCTCCTGACGCGCGCTTTTTCAAGAATCGCTTCGGCCTCTTTCTTCGACAGCTTTAACCGATTTTCATAGTCAGCCATCAATGTTTTCGCCTCACTCTGGAGCCTTTCTGCCTGTTCCAGGCTCTCCTTTATTTTCTTCTCTCGGATCTCAAGCATTTCCAAAATCGGAGGATAGGCATATTTTGAAAGGACATACCATAATATTCCGAAAGAAACGATTGACCAAAAAAGCAACGGCGTAAAAAAATGGGCATCAAACTGAGGCATATTCTTTTCCTTTTCCTTTAACGACTGTCGAACGGCGCCCTATTTTCTCAAACCCATGACAATAAACGCAATGACAAGTCCGTAAAGGGCAATGGCTTCGACCAGCGCAAATCCGATCCACATATATTTTCCGATCTTTGCTTCTGCCTGGGGCTGTCTGGCCACAGATTCAATCATCTTGCCAAAAATATAACCGATGCCAATCCCAGATCCCGCAAACCCTGCCGCTGCTATTCCCATGCCGATCAATGCTGCCGCTGATGAATCCATTTTGTTCTCCTTCTCTCTTTGAAATGAAATGTTAACCCCTCTAGACGATGCTATCGATGACTCAATGTTCCATTTTTATGGCGTCTCCTAAATAAACGGTAGTCAATATCGTAAAGATATAGGCTTGAATAAACGCAATACCCACTTCCAGCAGATTAATCGCAACGGAAAACCCGAAAGGAAGCCATCCGATCAGAAATCCGAGAGAAATAGCCATCCCTAATAAAACACCCAGGACGGTATGGCCAGCCGTCATATTTGCAAAAAGCCTGACTGCCAGGGAAACAGGCCTGGCAAGTTGACTCACGATTTCAATTGGAATCATCAGGGGAAGGAGCCAGCCGGGCGTTCCAGGAGGAATCAAAATATGGAGAAATCCGAATCCATGATACAGAAAACCAACCCCGATGCTGATCAAATAAACCAGCGCCGCAAATCCTGCTGTCACAATGAGCTGGCTAGTCACGGTATAGAATCCGGGAATGAGTCCCAGCAAGTTTGAAAAAAGAATAAAAAAGAAAAGGGTGGCCACAAACGGAACAAACTTCAATCCCTTTTCTCCCATATTTTCAAGCACCATGTTTCTTAGAAATTCCATTGCGATTTCAGCAAGATTCTGAAATTTTCCTGGAATGAGCCTGACGGATCTACCCGCCGCCATAAAAAAGAGTATCACCGAGGCGCTCACCAGCCACATCATTAACACCGCCTTATTGATGGAAATATCAAAAATCCCCAGATGAAGACTCAGAATATTATAAAGCTGAAAATGTTCTAATGGATTATGTTCCATGGCACCTATTCTTGTTTTTTTTCGGGATCTGCAGATTCCTCTTTTTGGAGCGCGGTCACAAATCGATATATATTTAAGAACCCTGCGGCCGCGCCCAGCAGGACCCCGCCTGTCAAAAACCAGGGTGAGGTATTGAAATATCGGTCGGCCGCATACCCCAAACCGGTTCCCAGCAGGGTCGCCGCAACCAATTCGACACCGATTCTGGCAGCATAAGAAAGGCCTTTATAAAAGGGATCTCCTTCTTTAACCACCCTGCCTCCGCCTGGTGAAATGTCCAGAAATAAAATCACGATAGTTAACCAAAAAATGGAAGGAAATGTCAAGAAAAAGAATCGGATTGGGAGGGTATTTTTTGATCAAATCGAACCCCTAACCAGAGAATTGTACCCAGGAAAGCGGCAGCAGCGGCTACCGTCAGAGCGATGTGCCAGCCATATCGTTCTCCCAGCCAAGGGGTTAGCGTGGGAGAAAGGGTTCCCCCTAAATTCGCCCCCATATTCATCAGTCCGGATAGCGCTCCGGAATGCTCCTTTGAGAGATCAATCGTACTCGACCAGAAAGCCCCGACGGTCCCGTAAAGGATCCCCGCGCCGAACGAAAGGAGAACAATGGCCCAGTACGGATTTGTCGTAATCGCTCCGGAATAAATCAAAAGCGAAGTCATCAACATTCCTCCCGCTCCGATGCCTCTTCTCCCTATATTCGGTCCATACCGCCTTGTCGCTCTGTCTGTCATCCAGCCTCCGAGAGGACAAAAAATGGCCATTGCCAGAAAGGGCGATGAAGCTAAAAAAGAACCTTTTAAGACCGTAAAGTGCCTTACATTGACCAGGTAGAGAAAGAACCATGAGAGATAAATATACGCGATATAACCGAGCATCGTGTAGCTGAGCGTCAGATACCATACCGACGGCATCTTAAGGAGAATACGAAACGACTTTTCATCGGATTTTTTGGCAGATTCCGAATCCGGATACGCAGAAGAAACAATCCATGCCAGTTCTTCATGATTAACGCCCGAATGTTGGCGAGGATCATCCCTTGCCATCAAGTACCACCCGGCTGCTACGATCAGACCGGCAGCCCCGGTCACATAAAAGGCCGCTTTCCATCCATATTGAGTCATCATCCACGCAACGGCCGGAGGCGTAATGGCCGAACCCAATCCGATTCCTCCAATTGCGACACCCATGCCGATTCCTCTCTCCGAACCGGGAAACCAGTTTGCCACTGTCCGGTTAAAATTGGGCAGCGCGGCGGCTTCTCCTGTTCCGATTAAAAAACGGATCACCATCAACGTGCCAAAGAGTCCTAAAAAGGAAACTAAAAAAAGACGGTCAGCCAATGCAGTTAGGATCGTAAAAATTGACCACCAGAGGAGAGCAAGCGTAAGCACAATTCGGGATCCCCAAATATCTCCCAGCCATCCCCCCGGGATTTGAAAGAGCGCATAACCCAAAACAAATGCGGAGAAAAGCGCTCCGATCTCGATCGAGGATATTCCCAATGCGGGCATCATTTCCTGGCCCGCCACAGAAATATTGACCCGGTCCACATAGGTAATAACGCTGATGATAAAAAGCCACGACAATATTTTCCAACGGACACCGCTTTTTTTATTTTTTACCATAATTCGAAGGAATCTGTTATTTTATATTTTATGACGAACGTCCTGGATGTCCAGAATCTGGATAAGAAATATGCCTATAAACCGGTTCTTGATCATGCCACCTTTACCATCGGAGAGCAAGAAAAAGTCGGGTTTGTGGGCCAAAATGGAAGCGGAAAGTCGACTCTGTTTAGAATTGTGGCCGCACTGGAGTCCAAAGATAGTGGCATCCTCTCCTTTAAAAAGGAGACCTCGTTGGGATATCTGGCCCAGGATCCGGTTCTCAATGCGGATCATACGATCGAGCAGGAACTCGAATCTGCACTTCATGCAATTTTAAAAGCGGTTCACCGGTTCGAAGAGATCAATCTCCTCCTCGCGAAGTCTCCCCGGAAAGCGGATTTGGACTGGCTCATCAGGGAACAAGAGGAAGTTTCACACTGGATTTCCCAGCACGGGGGATGGAATCTGGGACATCGCGTCGACGAGATCCTGCGCCATCTCAATATCCCTGACAAAAAGGAAAGGATCGGCAATTTATCCGGTGGGTTAAAAAAAAGAGTCGCCCTCGCGCGGCTGGTTCTGGAAGAACCTTCGCTCCTCCTGTTGGATGAACCGACCAATCACCTCGACGCCGATACGACCCAATGGCTTGAATCCTATCTGATCCGATACCCGGGAGCGGTGATGCTCATCACCCATGACCGCTATTTTCTAGACCGCGTCGTGACACGGATCATCGAAGTTGAAAATGGATCCCTGACTCCCTATCCGGGAAGTTACTCCATCTATGTGGAAAAGAAAGCGGAACGGCTTATTCATGAAGGACGGGCGCAGGGAAGGCTTGTCACCCTTCTAAGAACCGAAACCGCCTGGATTATGCGGGGCGCAAGGGCAAGAACCACCAAATCCAAATCAAGAATCGAACGGTATGGCGAGCTGCAAAAACAGATCAAAGGACCCCAGTCCGGAGGGTTACAGCTCGATTTTCAGAGCAATGCCCGTCTCGGCGACATTATTCTGGAATTGCAGTACCTCACCAAATCGTTTGGTTCAAAACTCCTCTTCAAGGATCTCCTTATATCGATCAAGAAAGGAGACCGGATCGGCATCATCGGGCCCAACGGATCAGGGAAGTCCACGCTTCTAAAGTTAATTCTCAAAGAAGAACTGCCGTCAGGCGGAAACATACTTTTGGGGAAAAATACCCGAATTTCTTATTTTGACCAGCATCGTGAATCGCTTGATCCGGACGCCAGAGTGGAGCTTGCCCTGGGCGAGGGCGCCTGGATCAAATCCGGTGAGGTGACCCAAACCCGAACCGCTTATCTGGAATCATTTCTCTTCTCCTTTTCCGATCAAAAGAAATTGATCCGAACCCTGTCAGGAGGAGAGAAGGCGCGTCTGATTTTGGCAAAACTGATGCTGGAAAACAGCAACTTCCTACTCCTCGACGAGCCCACCAATGATCTGGATATTCCGACTCTACAGCTTCTCGATGAAGCGCTGAACTCTTTCAAAGGATGTGTTCTTATGGTGACTCATGACCGCTATTTCCTGGATAAAGTGGCTACGGGGATCTTAAGTTTTGAATCAGACGGCTCCGTTCACTATATTGAAGGAAACTATGAAATCTATCTGAATTGGAAAACTCGAAAGGAAGTAATCAGGAAAAAGGAACCTAAAAAAGAGGATCCCCGGACGTCTCCGGCGCCTCTCAAGAAAAAGAAGGGACTGACCTTTAATGAACAGCAGGAGCTCAACGCGATCGAAAAAGAGATTGAAAAGATTGAAAGTCGAAAAAAGGAAATTATACGGCGGATGACCCAGCCCGCAGGTTCAAAGCACGCAGAACTCAACGAAATCGGAGAAGAATTTCGTAAAATTGAGAAACTCCTGAGTGAATGTGTTCTCAGGTGGGAGCATCTTGAAACCAAACGTACGGTGGAATAAGAGAGAATCAATTCGAAAAGCGGGTTCCTGAAAATATGTTATATTTAAATCAAGTATTCGGGATTTTTTAATAGAAAAGGGCTCAAGCTCCCGGAAAAATTCTAGAAAGCATCTGCATGGATCAAAAGATAAAATTTGGCCTCCGATTAAAATTTATAGCGATATTCTCACTTCTCTTCCTGATCCAGGGCGCCATCCTTGGAATTTTCTTCATGGTCCGGGAAAAGAGCTCACTCAAAGAGGATCTCAAAGAGCGGGGCATCTCTCTTTCAAAAAGCCTTGCATTTAACAGCGCTTACGGCGTCACGGTGGGAGATTCGGATGTTCTCATGGGATTTCTTCCCGGCGTGCTGAAGGAATCCGACGTCTCTTATGTGGCCATCCTGGACAAAGATGGAAAGGTCCTGGCCCACTCGCAAAAAGATCTTGTTGGAAAGACTGTCACAGATGATGCGGCAAGGATAAATGGTTCGGTTGAATCATCCGTAAATGAACTTACGAATGAAAGAGGGGAAGATCTCTACGAAATCGTTTCTCCGATCCGAAACCGAAGCACCGATGCCCTTATGGCTTCGCAAACAGGACAGGTCAATTCCATCGGTACCGTTAGAATTGGTCTTTCCACCCGAAATCTCAGTGAAAAGATCAGAACCGATCTTCTGCTCACTCTCCTCCTGACGGGTATGATCATTTTAATTGGAAGCTTTCTTGCCTTCATATATGTTAAATCGATTGTTCAGCCGATTGAAGAGATGGCGCTCCTGGCAACAAAAATTGCTGACGGGGATTTCACCCACTCGCTAAATGTGACTTCACGGGATGAAATCGGAGTTCTCGGTCAGGCTTTCATTAAAATGTCCGGAAGCCTGAACGCAATGATCAAAAATATCCGGGAAGTCACCCATAACCTTGCGTCCGCATCCGTACAGATGAAAAAACATTCTGAAACCGTAATGCAAGGAGCCAAAGCACAGGCCTCGAGTGGCGAAACAAGCTCTTCCTCTGTCGTACAAATGAACACGTCCATCCTGGAAATTACCAGCAATGTGGAAGGGCTTTCCCACTCCTCTGAGGCAACCTCCTCCTCAATCCTCCAGATGTCTGCGTCATTTGAAGAAGTCGCCAACACAACTATTCATATGGTTGATCGCGTGGATGAGACCTCCAGTTCCATTACCGAAATGGCCAGCGCTATAAAGGAGGTCGGTCAGAATGTCGAGCAGCTCTCGTTTTCAGCAGAAAAAACTGCGTCTGCGGTGCAAGAAATCAATCTCTCCGTGAAAGAGGTCGAAAGCCATGCCAAAGAATCGGCTTCCCTCTCTGAAAAAGTGTCACTCGATGCGGAAAAACTTGGAATGACTGCGGTTGAAAAAACAATTTATGGTATGAATCAGATCAAAGAGAGCGTTCTATCCTCCGTCACGGTGATCAATAAGCTGGGAGAACGTTCAGAACAGATCGGAAAAGTTCTCACGGTCATTGAACAGGTTACAAAACAGACCAATCTACTGGCCTTAAATGCCGCCATACTCGCGGCGCAGGCTGGCGAACAAGGAAAAGGGTTCGCGGTTGTTGCCGAAGAAATCAAGAATCTGGCAGATCAGACTTCCGGATCTACCCGGGAAATTTCACAGCTCATCAAGGACGTACAAAGAGAGGTTCAGGAAGCGATTCAGGCTTCCCAGTCAGGTTTCAGAACGGTTGAAACAGGTCTTCAATTGTCGCTTGCTGCCCGCGACGCGCTCAAGAAGATTCTGGACAGCTCCAGGCTTTCAAGTTCTATGTCGCAGAATATCGAAAAAGCGACGATCGAACAGACGGGACAGGTCAGTAAAATGAGAGAGGCCATGGAGCAGATCAATAAGATGATTCAGCAGATTTCCGCTGCGACCACACAGCAGAAGAAAGGAAGCGAACAAATACTGAGCAATACCGAAAAAATGCGGGATGCGACCCGCACCGTACAGCGATCTATGCAGGAACAGTCAAAAGGAAGCAAACAAATTACCGAAGCGGTGGAAAACGTCAATGAACGGGTGAAACAGATTTCAAGAGCCATTAAAGAGCAGAAAAAAGGAACCGAAATATTTATGGGTTCCATGGAAAGCATTCAGTCCACTTCATGGGACACTGTAAGCCTGGTTGAAGAAATGAACAAATCGATCCACCTCCTTTCCCAGCAGGCCGAAGTGCTAAAATCTGAAATGGAACGTTTTAAAATTTAATTATTCCCGTCGTCCCAAATCTCTCTTTCCTCTCCCCTTCCATTTGAGTTATGATAGGCTCTTACGATATTTATTTTTCCCATACCTGCAAAGGGATTTTTCATGTCTGATATTCGCGTTCGTTTTGCGCCCAGTCCTACCGGCCATTTGCACATCGGGGGTGTCAGAACCGCCCTGTTTAACTGGCTTTTTGCTCGCCACCACCAGGGCAGATTTATTTTAAGAATCGAAGATACCGATCAGGAGCGCTCTACAGACCAGTCAATTCAGGCAATCCTGGAAGGGATGAATTGGCTCGGTCTGGACTGGGATGAAGGACCTTTCCGCCAGACGGATCGCCTGCCTCTTTACCGTCAACATGCCGACCGTCTCCTTTCTGAAGGGAAAGCTTACCCTTGTTACTGTCTCCCCGAAGAGCTGGATGAGCGCAGAAAAGAGGCCATGAAAAAAGGAAAACCTCCAAAATACGACGGACGATGCCGGAATCTGAATCAGCCAGTGGAAGGGAGAAGACCGGCCCTGAGATTTAAGGCTCCTCTGGAAGGACAAACTGTTTTTCAGGATATGGTCAAAGGAAGAGTTAGTTTTGAAAATCAGCAATTGGATGATTTGATTATCGTGCGTTCAGACGGATGGCCGACCTATAACTTTTGCGTGGTCGTCGATGATGCTTTAATGAAGATTACCCATGTCATACGGGGAGACGACCATTTGAATAATACACCTCGACAGATTATTATGTTTCAGGCTTTTGGCTATGCCCTCCCCCGATTCGGACATGTCTCGATGATTCTCGGTTCAGATAAAGCGCGCCTGTCAAAACGGCACGGGGCGACTTCAATCATGGAATACAAGGCCATGGGATATCTCCCCGAAGCGATGATTAACTATCTCGTCCGTCTCGGGTGGTCCTATCAGGATCAGGAGATTTTTTCACTGCAGGACCTGATACACCATTTCTCAATGGATTCTGTGGGAAGTTCGGCCTCTATTTTCAATCCGGAAAAACTCCTCTGGCTCAATGCTCATTATATTAAACATGGTGAGCCCGAACGAATGGTTCGCCTCATGATGGATCAAATCGAAGCGCTCGGACTGATTGACCCGAAAGGAATTGATCCGGAACATTTAAAAGATACCTATTTCATCTTGAAGGAAAGATCTCGCGATTTGAATGAACTGGTTCGTACCGCCGTAGATTATTTCGTCGATAAAATCAAGATTGACCCGGAGGGAATGAAAAAACTGACACCCGACGCCCTTCCTGTTTTGAGAGAGGTCAAGGAAAGGCTTGCATCGATTCCCGTTGATCATGATCCTCTTGAGAAGATGATCAAAGAGGTGATGGAAACATACGGAAAAAAGATGGGTGAAATCGCTCAACCGCTTCGAATTGCGTTGACGGGAAAAACGGTGAGTCCGGGTATTTTTGAAGTTTTTCGCCTGCTCGGGAAAGAACGTTCGCTACTACGGATTGACCACGCCATACAGATTCTCTCATCAATGGCCTGACAATCGCTTGATCTCTTCGACTCCTTTTTGGATGATGCCAACTGATTCACGGATCTCTTCCAAGGTCGTCTTCCATCCTATTGTCAAAAGAAGAGTCCCCCGCGCCCGAGCCGCCGGAAATCCCAGAGCGGTTAAAATAGACGGGCTATTCAAATTGCCGGACAGGCAACTCGATCCCGTGGCAGCTGCGACACCGTTGGCCGACAAAAACAGGACCAAAGCCTCTCCTTCGATTCCTTTTAAGTGAAAACTGGCATGATATGGGAGACGATGAATCGGATCACCGGTTAACCGGGCATCCGGTATCCTTTTTTGAATCTCCTGAATAAGAACATCTCTCAATGCCTTGAAACTCTCCTGCCGTTTTTTCAGGTTTTCTCGGGCAATTTTTGCCGCAATGCCAAACCCAACGATTCCGGGAACATTTTCTAGCCCTCCTCTCTTCCCTTCTTCCTGATTTCCACCTTCGATCAAACGGTCAATCTTCATTCCTGTTTGAATATAAAGTGCTCCCACCCCTTTAGGACCATAAACCGACTGTGCAGAGAAGGTGTAATAGTGGACCCCCAATTCTCTCACATCGAGCGGCTGGGTGCCTGCCAGAGAAACCCCGTCCGAATGGACAAGGACTCCGGAATCCTTGATCCTTTCAACAATTTCTTTTATCGGCTGTATCGTGCCAATTTCACTCTGGGCATGATGAATTGTAATTAAAACAGTCTGTGGCAGAATCCCTTCCTGAACCTTCTCTGGAGCGACGCGGCCAACCGGATCAACGGGAAGGTAAGTGACTTTTCCTCCGTGTTTTTCCCAGTTTTTCAGGGGTTTCGTGATTGAAACGTGTTCTGTCGAACTGGTCAGAACATGATGACCCCTTTTCAGATAAGCAGAAGGGACCCCACGAATAACCCAGTTATTTCCTTCTGATCCGGATGAAGTAAAAAAGATCTCGTTTGATCTTGCTCCAATGAGTTGAGCGACCTCATTTCTTGCTTCTTCAATCGCCCTTTTTGCCTTTTTTCCGAGAGTATGGAGACTTTGCGGGTTGCCAAATTCGTTTGCGAGAAACGGAGCCATCCCCTCAAAAACTTCAGGAAGGAGAGGAGAACCATTCACATAATCAAGATAAATTTCATTCATCGGAACTATCCGTCATATCGGGTCATTATACCCGTCGTTTTGACTCGTTGACAACCAGGAAACGGCAGTGTTATTTTAAAGGAAGCTCCGGAGATCCTTAATTGAGAAAACTCGCGCTTGCCTTGACCACCCGTCCCGAAGACCCTTCTTCACGGACTACGATCAATTTGGCTAAAGCTGCACTGGAAAAAAAGATTGAAGTCTATCTCTATGTCACAGACGAAGGGGTCTACCACTTAACAGGCTCTCCCCTCTTCGATCTCGTTGCGCAAGGGGCAAAACTCTATGTGTGTGCCTATGGCTGCCAGTCCCGGAATCTTCCCTATGACGACCCCCGTGCCACCTACTGCGGATTGGTCATGCTGGGGAGCCTGATTGAAGGCACCGACCGGTTTATTTCCCTTAACTAGAATGCCCCTCTCGCCCGAAAAACATTCTTTGAAAATCGTGGTCCTGATCAAGACAAACCCATTTGAATCGCCCCGGGGCGTCGAAGCAATCCGAATGGCGCTTGGGCTGGGAAGCGGCGTTCACCAGGTGGAAATTATTCTGATGGGCGATGCACCTTATCTCCTCACGGAGGAACAGGAGAGGATTCTGGATTACGAGACGCTAGAGAAATATATTTCCAGTTTTGAAGATTCCGAAAAACCCTTTTATATTGAAGAGGCATTTTTAAAAAATCATCCCGATTTTGAAACTGTTTATCCATATGCATCGACCACGACAGAAATCATAGCCGATAAAATTTCAGCGGGAGAAAAATTTCTCATCTTCTAAATGGAAAATCAGCTACATATTCTTAAAAAAGAAATTGACGAAAAAGCCCAATTGATCATTCAAAACCTTTCAGAGCGATATCCCGACAAGATTCGAGTCGTTTTGATTCAAGAAGCGATCAGGGTGAAACCTATCTGGAAATGTCAAACTTTTTGCTTGATCGATGTCGCTTCTAGCTCCGTCCCTCAAATGGGAGAATGTGAAGAGATTGGTTATAGCCGGCTCGTCGATCTGATTTTTGAAGCGGATTCGGTTGTGACGTGGTAGGGGAATGAGGTAGAAACCGTTGAGAAGGACTATTTCTTTGCATCCTGGTATTCTTCGTGCCAGGTCATTTGAATCGCTTCCAGAATCTTTTCGTTCGATTTCTTCGGGTCTCCCGTAAATCCGTCAAGGGAGACAAT from Nitrospirota bacterium carries:
- a CDS encoding ABC-F family ATP-binding cassette domain-containing protein; this encodes MTNVLDVQNLDKKYAYKPVLDHATFTIGEQEKVGFVGQNGSGKSTLFRIVAALESKDSGILSFKKETSLGYLAQDPVLNADHTIEQELESALHAILKAVHRFEEINLLLAKSPRKADLDWLIREQEEVSHWISQHGGWNLGHRVDEILRHLNIPDKKERIGNLSGGLKKRVALARLVLEEPSLLLLDEPTNHLDADTTQWLESYLIRYPGAVMLITHDRYFLDRVVTRIIEVENGSLTPYPGSYSIYVEKKAERLIHEGRAQGRLVTLLRTETAWIMRGARARTTKSKSRIERYGELQKQIKGPQSGGLQLDFQSNARLGDIILELQYLTKSFGSKLLFKDLLISIKKGDRIGIIGPNGSGKSTLLKLILKEELPSGGNILLGKNTRISYFDQHRESLDPDARVELALGEGAWIKSGEVTQTRTAYLESFLFSFSDQKKLIRTLSGGEKARLILAKLMLENSNFLLLDEPTNDLDIPTLQLLDEALNSFKGCVLMVTHDRYFLDKVATGILSFESDGSVHYIEGNYEIYLNWKTRKEVIRKKEPKKEDPRTSPAPLKKKKGLTFNEQQELNAIEKEIEKIESRKKEIIRRMTQPAGSKHAELNEIGEEFRKIEKLLSECVLRWEHLETKRTVE
- a CDS encoding transposase, whose translation is MEFSSWSGKRAHSKRISKSGASLFQKALHLTALTASRWEIRMFSWDFFPAC
- a CDS encoding HAMP domain-containing protein, with product MGDSDVLMGFLPGVLKESDVSYVAILDKDGKVLAHSQKDLVGKTVTDDAARINGSVESSVNELTNERGEDLYEIVSPIRNRSTDALMASQTGQVNSIGTVRIGLSTRNLSEKIRTDLLLTLLLTGMIILIGSFLAFIYVKSIVQPIEEMALLATKIADGDFTHSLNVTSRDEIGVLGQAFIKMSGSLNAMIKNIREVTHNLASASVQMKKHSETVMQGAKAQASSGETSSSSVVQMNTSILEITSNVEGLSHSSEATSSSILQMSASFEEVANTTIHMVDRVDETSSSITEMASAIKEVGQNVEQLSFSAEKTASAVQEINLSVKEVESHAKESASLSEKVSLDAEKLGMTAVEKTIYGMNQIKESVLSSVTVINKLGERSEQIGKVLTVIEQVTKQTNLLALNAAILAAQAGEQGKGFAVVAEEIKNLADQTSGSTREISQLIKDVQREVQEAIQASQSGFRTVETGLQLSLAARDALKKILDSSRLSSSMSQNIEKATIEQTGQVSKMREAMEQINKMIQQISAATTQQKKGSEQILSNTEKMRDATRTVQRSMQEQSKGSKQITEAVENVNERVKQISRAIKEQKKGTEIFMGSMESIQSTSWDTVSLVEEMNKSIHLLSQQAEVLKSEMERFKI
- the gltX gene encoding glutamate--tRNA ligase, which encodes MSDIRVRFAPSPTGHLHIGGVRTALFNWLFARHHQGRFILRIEDTDQERSTDQSIQAILEGMNWLGLDWDEGPFRQTDRLPLYRQHADRLLSEGKAYPCYCLPEELDERRKEAMKKGKPPKYDGRCRNLNQPVEGRRPALRFKAPLEGQTVFQDMVKGRVSFENQQLDDLIIVRSDGWPTYNFCVVVDDALMKITHVIRGDDHLNNTPRQIIMFQAFGYALPRFGHVSMILGSDKARLSKRHGATSIMEYKAMGYLPEAMINYLVRLGWSYQDQEIFSLQDLIHHFSMDSVGSSASIFNPEKLLWLNAHYIKHGEPERMVRLMMDQIEALGLIDPKGIDPEHLKDTYFILKERSRDLNELVRTAVDYFVDKIKIDPEGMKKLTPDALPVLREVKERLASIPVDHDPLEKMIKEVMETYGKKMGEIAQPLRIALTGKTVSPGIFEVFRLLGKERSLLRIDHAIQILSSMA
- a CDS encoding cysteine desulfurase, which translates into the protein MNEIYLDYVNGSPLLPEVFEGMAPFLANEFGNPQSLHTLGKKAKRAIEEARNEVAQLIGARSNEIFFTSSGSEGNNWVIRGVPSAYLKRGHHVLTSSTEHVSITKPLKNWEKHGGKVTYLPVDPVGRVAPEKVQEGILPQTVLITIHHAQSEIGTIQPIKEIVERIKDSGVLVHSDGVSLAGTQPLDVRELGVHYYTFSAQSVYGPKGVGALYIQTGMKIDRLIEGGNQEEGKRGGLENVPGIVGFGIAAKIARENLKKRQESFKALRDVLIQEIQKRIPDARLTGDPIHRLPYHASFHLKGIEGEALVLFLSANGVAAATGSSCLSGNLNSPSILTALGFPAARARGTLLLTIGWKTTLEEIRESVGIIQKGVEEIKRLSGH